One Methanobrevibacter sp. genomic window carries:
- a CDS encoding GNAT family N-acetyltransferase, producing the protein MILRQYQHDDLKSMVEIWNEIVREGNAFPQEEELDLVSGNEFFKSQTYAGVAVMDGEVVGLYILHPNNVGRCGHIANASYAVSSKWRGCGIGEKLVSDSIKQAKNLNFTILQFNAVVETNPARHLYERLGFKQLGVIPKGFRLKNGEYENICPYYIEL; encoded by the coding sequence ATGATTCTAAGACAATATCAACATGATGACTTGAAAAGCATGGTTGAAATATGGAATGAAATAGTTCGTGAAGGCAATGCATTTCCGCAGGAAGAGGAATTGGATTTGGTGAGTGGAAATGAATTTTTCAAATCACAAACATATGCCGGAGTGGCTGTTATGGATGGTGAGGTTGTCGGATTATATATTCTTCATCCAAACAATGTAGGAAGATGTGGGCATATAGCTAATGCAAGCTATGCTGTTTCATCTAAATGGAGGGGATGCGGAATAGGTGAAAAGCTAGTATCCGATTCAATCAAACAGGCTAAAAATTTGAATTTTACTATATTGCAGTTCAATGCAGTTGTCGAAACAAATCCTGCAAGACACTTGTATGAAAGATTGGGATTTAAGCAATTGGGAGTTATTCCAAAAGGATTCAGATTAAAAAACGGTGAATATGAAAATATCTGTCCGTACTATATTGAGCTTTAA
- a CDS encoding manganese efflux pump MntP family protein produces MSFNVISTFLIAVALAMDAFSVSMTKGFTQKHLTKYQILYYGLFFGGFQFIMPVFGYFCGNVIASIVESLAPIVGFILLLIIGLNMIRESLTGDEEEITDYFSFKEVTLLAIATSIDAFAVGITIALLNDPLLISSTIIGIVAFAFSIAGIFIGKKLGDYVGDKFQILGGVILILIGIKILLGF; encoded by the coding sequence ATGTCTTTTAATGTAATATCTACTTTTTTAATAGCCGTTGCCCTTGCAATGGATGCATTCAGCGTATCAATGACAAAGGGCTTTACGCAAAAACACCTGACCAAATACCAAATATTATATTATGGACTGTTTTTTGGCGGATTTCAGTTTATCATGCCGGTTTTCGGATACTTCTGCGGAAATGTAATTGCAAGTATCGTTGAATCATTAGCACCAATAGTTGGTTTTATACTTCTTTTGATAATAGGATTGAACATGATTCGTGAAAGCCTAACTGGAGATGAGGAAGAAATTACTGATTACTTTTCTTTTAAAGAGGTAACTTTGCTTGCAATAGCAACAAGTATCGATGCATTTGCAGTTGGAATAACAATAGCTCTTCTCAACGATCCTCTATTGATTTCATCTACAATAATAGGTATTGTAGCATTTGCATTCAGCATTGCAGGGATTTTTATCGGAAAGAAATTGGGAGATTATGTTGGAGACAAGTTCCAAATCCTTGGTGGTGTCATATTGATTTTAATTGGCATTAAGATACTTCTTGGATTTTAA